In Helicobacter anatolicus, a single genomic region encodes these proteins:
- a CDS encoding Sua5 YciO YrdC YwlC family protein translates to MASFRVLRECVRIPSYAKNTVRRAKNTTFIYGNNQAFRVIKDKMHIKFVQKFYKIFSSSANATGEHFCMDWALENSDVWICDSRKFEEKKASRIYKIFRKKMKKIR, encoded by the coding sequence GTGGCAAGTTTTAGAGTATTGAGAGAATGTGTTAGAATACCATCTTATGCAAAAAATACTGTGAGGCGAGCAAAGAATACAACTTTTATTTATGGAAATAATCAAGCTTTTAGAGTAATAAAAGATAAGATGCATATTAAATTTGTACAGAAATTTTATAAAATCTTTTCTTCTTCTGCGAATGCAACAGGAGAGCATTTTTGTATGGACTGGGCATTAGAAAATAGTGATGTTTGGATTTGCGATTCTAGAAAATTTGAAGAAAAAAAAGCTTCTAGAATTTATAAAATTTTTAGAAAAAAAATGAAAAAAATACGATAG
- a CDS encoding outer membrane beta-barrel protein, with protein MKKYFIFLFLCLVGLSAFDRDEKQVEGLIIQEEESKILQSNQEQDLQNTQNNVLEIPYQNAYKRGIFLQIGIGSAIHSAKYKELCQGCYTYDVKQINSAIQAGLGYQIFFNHYHGLRIFSTTYYADFKIREYNNNKPFYIATTNLGLDYIVEFSKSTHPFGIFIGGGYAWNYGKFITSLRRNYPESNQYLKTHGFFAHVGISQTFSYRHRLELEYNFPFYSFYKASNLKTMEKDMFFNINFRNLGVISLRYIYVFGKKNAH; from the coding sequence ATGAAAAAATATTTCATCTTTTTGTTTTTGTGTTTGGTTGGTTTGAGTGCATTTGATAGAGATGAAAAACAAGTTGAGGGGTTAATAATACAGGAAGAAGAATCTAAAATTTTACAATCAAATCAAGAGCAAGATTTGCAAAATACACAAAATAATGTCTTAGAGATTCCTTATCAAAATGCATATAAAAGAGGGATCTTTTTACAAATAGGTATAGGGAGTGCAATTCATTCTGCAAAATATAAGGAACTTTGTCAAGGTTGCTATACTTATGATGTAAAACAGATTAATAGTGCAATTCAAGCGGGATTGGGATATCAGATTTTTTTTAATCATTATCATGGGTTGAGGATTTTTAGTACAACTTATTATGCGGATTTTAAGATTAGAGAATATAATAATAATAAACCATTTTATATCGCTACAACAAATCTTGGATTAGATTATATTGTAGAATTTTCTAAATCAACACACCCGTTTGGTATTTTTATAGGTGGTGGATATGCGTGGAATTATGGGAAGTTTATTACAAGTTTGCGAAGAAATTATCCAGAGAGTAATCAATATTTAAAAACTCATGGGTTTTTTGCGCATGTGGGAATCTCACAAACTTTTTCTTATAGGCATCGTTTAGAGTTAGAGTATAATTTTCCTTTTTATTCTTTTTATAAGGCTTCTAACTTAAAAACCATGGAAAAAGATATGTTTTTTAATATAAATTTTAGAAATTTGGGGGTTATTAGTTTGAGATATATTTATGTTTTTGGAAAGAAAAATGCGCATTGA
- a CDS encoding RNA-binding S4 domain-containing protein, translated as MRIDKFLNTTNIVKRRAIAQDMCDNHVVFLNGKKIKSSKEVKIGDIIEIVFLEKSRKFCVLALPEQKTIPKSQSTKYVQEIF; from the coding sequence ATGCGCATTGATAAGTTTTTAAATACGACAAATATTGTCAAAAGACGAGCAATTGCACAAGATATGTGCGATAATCATGTAGTTTTTTTAAATGGAAAGAAAATAAAATCTAGTAAAGAAGTAAAAATAGGAGATATTATAGAGATTGTATTTTTGGAAAAAAGTAGAAAATTTTGTGTTCTTGCTTTACCAGAACAAAAAACGATTCCAAAATCTCAAAGCACAAAATATGTGCAAGAAATTTTTTAG
- a CDS encoding 50S ribosomal protein L25/general stress protein Ctc — MLEGIIRESMSKGEVKALRNNGYLIANIYGKGVQNIHCAFKTNDFIRAIKTKTTLVFPVKVDGKTLEVVVQEYQKDPVTSNLLHVDLMLAQKGVVSKYKIPVKAVGTPVGLKNKGVLIYSKKRVGVQAAPENLPNVYELDVSKLDVGDSILVRDLPENANVKIIEKPSVAVVGVIKAK, encoded by the coding sequence ATGTTAGAAGGAATAATTAGAGAGAGTATGTCAAAAGGTGAAGTAAAAGCCTTAAGAAACAATGGTTATCTAATTGCAAATATTTATGGGAAGGGTGTACAAAATATTCATTGTGCATTTAAAACTAATGATTTTATTAGAGCAATAAAAACAAAAACTACTTTAGTGTTTCCAGTAAAAGTAGATGGCAAAACTTTGGAAGTAGTTGTGCAAGAATATCAAAAAGACCCTGTAACTTCTAATCTTTTGCATGTAGATTTAATGCTAGCACAAAAAGGTGTTGTATCAAAATATAAAATCCCTGTAAAAGCGGTTGGTACACCAGTAGGGTTGAAAAATAAAGGTGTGTTAATTTATTCTAAAAAGAGAGTAGGTGTGCAGGCAGCACCGGAGAATCTTCCAAATGTTTATGAACTTGATGTATCAAAACTTGATGTTGGTGATTCTATTTTAGTGAGAGATTTGCCAGAAAATGCAAATGTTAAAATTATTGAGAAGCCTTCAGTAGCAGTTGTTGGTGTGATTAAAGCAAAATAA
- the pth gene encoding aminoacyl-tRNA hydrolase codes for MNYLIVGLGNPGPQYAHTRHNIGFDVLEALADSLKISFKYESKFLCEMAQYKNAGNTFYLVKPQTFMNLSGESVVKIKKFYKTENILVVHDELDIAFGAIRFKVGGSSGGHNGLKSLDMHCGNSYQRLRFGIGRDTVIPVVDYVLAIFKETERDKKEKLIKHCVSALTDYLEYQDFKRLQNFFTLKDF; via the coding sequence ATGAATTATCTCATTGTGGGACTTGGAAATCCAGGTCCTCAATATGCTCACACTCGCCATAATATCGGTTTTGATGTCTTAGAAGCTTTGGCTGATAGTTTAAAAATATCTTTTAAATATGAATCAAAGTTTTTATGTGAAATGGCACAATATAAAAATGCAGGTAACACTTTTTATCTTGTCAAACCTCAGACTTTTATGAATCTTTCTGGAGAAAGTGTTGTTAAGATAAAAAAATTTTATAAAACAGAAAATATACTTGTTGTACATGATGAATTAGATATTGCTTTTGGTGCTATTCGTTTTAAGGTTGGGGGTAGTAGTGGAGGTCACAATGGATTAAAGTCTTTAGATATGCATTGTGGAAATTCTTATCAAAGATTGCGTTTTGGTATTGGGAGAGATACGGTAATTCCGGTTGTTGATTATGTATTAGCTATTTTTAAAGAAACTGAAAGAGATAAAAAAGAAAAATTAATTAAGCATTGTGTATCAGCCTTGACAGATTACTTAGAATATCAAGATTTTAAGAGATTGCAAAACTTTTTTACTCTTAAGGATTTTTAA
- a CDS encoding LptF/LptG family permease, with the protein MFLYLGRRYVRFILIIFCALEMFFISIDSLKYIDQFPNSANLIVLFFAYDFLYALNYTLPIAILLSTVMFYLNLVKSNQYTAFLALGYTKRQILSPIFCIAFLLSLFYVGLNATPFVYAQERAEAIILQENFSNITEDLLVKYENNYVYFEKLYPLIKKAENIKVFQLDEEGQVQAFAHSKEARFIDDYWVLSYAIVSQVPKDITLGKNGLSVANVDQLKILKGFRPKILDTIYQNKPSVSIIDAVQSLMILQNQDANSEKIRAILYAFILIPFFVPLTTIIIAYYAPILARYSNLALLGFIFIVISLVMWGLFFAFGKLSMSGLLPPELMLLVPFGILFILSIFYYKKINLKI; encoded by the coding sequence ATGTTTCTTTATTTAGGCCGAAGATATGTGCGTTTTATTTTGATTATTTTTTGTGCTTTAGAAATGTTTTTTATTAGCATTGATAGTCTAAAGTATATTGATCAGTTTCCAAATTCCGCAAACTTGATTGTCTTATTTTTTGCATATGATTTTCTTTATGCGTTAAATTATACTCTTCCTATTGCAATTTTATTATCTACGGTAATGTTCTACCTAAATTTAGTAAAGTCTAATCAATATACGGCTTTTTTGGCTCTGGGTTATACAAAAAGACAAATACTTTCTCCCATTTTTTGTATAGCATTTTTATTGAGTTTATTTTATGTGGGATTGAATGCCACGCCATTTGTTTATGCGCAAGAAAGGGCTGAGGCGATTATTTTGCAGGAAAATTTTTCAAATATTACTGAAGATTTACTTGTAAAATATGAAAACAACTATGTATATTTTGAAAAACTTTATCCTTTAATTAAAAAAGCAGAAAATATTAAGGTTTTTCAGCTTGATGAAGAAGGACAGGTGCAGGCTTTTGCACATTCTAAAGAGGCAAGGTTTATTGATGATTATTGGGTGCTTAGTTATGCAATCGTGTCGCAGGTCCCCAAAGATATCACACTTGGTAAAAATGGTTTAAGCGTAGCAAATGTTGATCAGTTAAAAATATTAAAAGGTTTTAGACCAAAGATTTTGGATACAATTTATCAGAATAAACCATCAGTTTCTATTATTGATGCAGTGCAATCTTTGATGATTTTGCAGAATCAAGATGCAAATAGTGAGAAGATTCGTGCAATTTTATATGCATTTATTTTAATACCTTTTTTTGTCCCTTTAACCACTATTATTATTGCGTATTATGCTCCTATATTAGCAAGGTATAGTAATTTGGCACTATTAGGATTTATATTTATTGTTATTTCTCTTGTGATGTGGGGATTGTTTTTTGCATTTGGAAAATTAAGTATGAGTGGGTTGTTGCCACCAGAATTAATGTTGCTTGTTCCCTTTGGGATACTTTTTATACTTTCTATTTTCTATTATAAAAAAATAAATTTAAAAATATAA
- a CDS encoding (Fe-S)-binding protein yields the protein MKVYFFATCLGSIAYSSACVNAIKLLQYAGFEVVFKKDQTCCGQPSYNSGYFEETRKVALYNMDLFNEDYPIVLPSGSCAGMMKHDYCELFEGHPEYQRAKEFSQRVFEVSEFLDLHSDIKLQDKGEPTRITWHSNCHALRVAKCIPSAKKLLRQLKNVTLVELEKEEECCGFGGTFSVKEPEISNAMVMEKVKDIQSRKVDYLVAGDGGCLLNISGKMQKMGLDIKSMHLYDFLAQRIGIN from the coding sequence GTGAAGGTATATTTTTTTGCTACCTGCTTGGGAAGTATAGCTTATAGTAGTGCTTGTGTGAATGCTATTAAGCTTTTGCAGTATGCGGGATTTGAGGTGGTTTTTAAAAAAGATCAGACTTGCTGTGGACAGCCTAGTTATAATTCTGGTTATTTTGAGGAAACAAGGAAAGTTGCGCTTTATAATATGGATCTTTTCAATGAAGATTATCCTATTGTACTACCTAGTGGTTCTTGCGCTGGTATGATGAAGCACGATTATTGTGAACTTTTTGAAGGACATCCAGAGTATCAAAGGGCTAAAGAGTTTTCCCAAAGAGTTTTTGAAGTTTCAGAATTTTTAGATCTTCATTCAGATATTAAATTACAAGATAAAGGTGAACCAACACGCATTACTTGGCATTCTAATTGCCATGCTTTAAGGGTGGCAAAGTGTATTCCATCAGCAAAAAAACTTTTGCGACAATTGAAGAATGTTACCTTAGTAGAGTTGGAAAAAGAAGAAGAATGTTGTGGATTTGGTGGGACATTTAGTGTGAAAGAACCTGAAATTTCAAATGCTATGGTTATGGAGAAAGTTAAAGATATACAATCGAGAAAAGTGGATTATTTAGTTGCAGGGGACGGGGGTTGTTTGTTGAATATTTCAGGAAAAATGCAGAAAATGGGGCTTGATATTAAAAGCATGCATCTTTATGATTTTTTAGCACAAAGAATAGGTATTAATTAA
- a CDS encoding LutB/LldF family L-lactate oxidation iron-sulfur protein, translating to MKTFYHSTQEYQEIIQEKLTNKQLRENLKTAMDTLKNNRKNLINARYTKWSDLREEGRRVKLKALTHLDALLRRFEENATKNGIKVHWASDAKEANEIIYNLMQEKKVTSILKGKSMASEEIHLNAFLKQKGLDAIETDLGELIIQLIDETPVHIVVPAVHKNRYEIGEIFQEKLGASLESQPEKLNEIARKHLRKEFKTFKMGLTGANFAIADEGAIWLVENEGNGRMTSTACDIHVAICGIEKVVESFEDASILGTLLVPSATGAPITCYNNIITSPRKEGEKDGPREVHVILLDNNRSNMLNDRNFFKSLSCIRCGTCLNHCPVYDKIGGHAYLSTYPGPIGEVISPQLFGLNNCAPMLDLCSLCGRCSEVCPVKIPLAELIRDLRSEKVGQGYGKVLGYKKEVKNSIEQFLMSGFAKNATCGKKWRSVLWLAKNLGGMGKIFHRFIPILNKWTKYRNYPKIDANLHSEIKKLQGVIYE from the coding sequence ATGAAAACTTTTTATCATTCTACACAAGAATATCAAGAAATTATACAGGAAAAACTAACAAATAAACAATTACGAGAAAATCTTAAAACCGCGATGGATACGCTAAAAAACAATCGCAAGAATTTAATTAACGCACGCTATACAAAATGGAGTGATTTAAGAGAAGAGGGTAGAAGGGTTAAATTAAAAGCACTTACACATTTAGATGCTTTATTGAGAAGGTTTGAAGAAAATGCCACAAAAAATGGTATTAAGGTGCATTGGGCAAGTGATGCAAAAGAGGCAAATGAAATTATTTATAATCTCATGCAAGAAAAAAAGGTTACTTCAATATTGAAGGGTAAATCTATGGCAAGTGAAGAGATTCATCTCAATGCATTTTTGAAGCAAAAGGGTCTTGATGCGATAGAGACAGATTTAGGAGAGTTGATTATTCAGCTTATTGATGAAACTCCTGTTCACATTGTTGTGCCTGCGGTACATAAAAATCGTTATGAAATTGGTGAGATTTTTCAAGAAAAACTTGGTGCATCTTTGGAAAGTCAGCCAGAAAAACTTAATGAAATTGCTAGAAAACATTTGCGCAAGGAATTTAAAACCTTTAAAATGGGGCTTACAGGTGCAAATTTTGCAATTGCAGATGAAGGTGCGATTTGGCTTGTGGAAAATGAAGGTAATGGTCGTATGACAAGTACGGCTTGTGACATACATGTAGCAATTTGTGGAATCGAAAAAGTTGTTGAAAGTTTTGAAGATGCATCTATTTTGGGGACATTGCTTGTGCCTTCTGCTACGGGTGCACCTATTACTTGTTACAACAATATTATTACTTCTCCAAGAAAAGAAGGTGAAAAAGATGGTCCTAGAGAAGTGCATGTTATTTTGTTAGACAATAATCGTTCAAATATGCTCAATGATAGGAATTTTTTTAAATCTTTAAGTTGCATTCGCTGCGGGACTTGTCTTAATCATTGTCCGGTATATGATAAAATTGGAGGACATGCATATTTGAGTACTTACCCAGGTCCTATTGGGGAAGTTATTTCCCCGCAACTTTTTGGTTTAAATAATTGTGCTCCTATGCTTGATCTTTGTAGTTTATGTGGTAGGTGTTCTGAAGTTTGTCCAGTTAAGATTCCTTTGGCAGAATTGATTAGAGATTTGAGAAGTGAGAAGGTTGGGCAGGGATATGGTAAGGTTTTAGGTTATAAAAAAGAAGTAAAGAATTCTATTGAACAGTTTTTGATGAGTGGGTTTGCTAAAAATGCTACTTGTGGTAAGAAATGGAGAAGTGTGTTATGGTTAGCAAAAAATCTTGGTGGCATGGGAAAAATATTCCATCGTTTTATCCCAATTCTTAATAAATGGACAAAATATCGCAACTATCCAAAGATTGATGCAAATTTGCATAGTGAAATTAAAAAGCTTCAGGGGGTAATTTATGAGTAG
- a CDS encoding LutC/YkgG family protein, with translation MSRETILKNIEDALQYREKFEFNTSFIDAINHEENTLLEEFIKFQTNNKAEVILSSRDKVMEDLQKVVKNANIKKMLCATDLSIDIDNLKDVKLLPYEKSIEEVREDLFEIEASIVEAKCGIANLGIVGIVSSIQSPRLASLIAPYCIMLLDSTKIMPNLYAGVQYLKGLHNVLATNILFIAGPSRTADIELQTVFGVHGPQKTSVIIY, from the coding sequence ATGAGTAGAGAAACCATATTAAAAAATATAGAAGATGCATTGCAATACAGAGAAAAGTTTGAGTTTAATACTTCTTTTATTGATGCAATTAATCATGAAGAAAATACACTTTTAGAAGAATTTATTAAATTTCAAACAAATAATAAGGCAGAGGTAATTCTTTCAAGTAGAGATAAGGTTATGGAAGATTTGCAAAAAGTTGTAAAAAATGCAAATATTAAAAAAATGCTTTGTGCAACAGATTTGAGCATAGATATAGATAATTTAAAAGATGTAAAATTGCTTCCTTATGAAAAAAGTATTGAAGAAGTGCGTGAGGATCTATTTGAAATTGAGGCAAGTATTGTGGAAGCAAAATGTGGTATTGCAAATTTAGGAATTGTTGGTATTGTAAGTTCGATACAGTCCCCGAGATTGGCATCATTAATTGCACCTTATTGTATTATGCTTTTGGATTCTACAAAGATTATGCCTAATTTATATGCAGGAGTGCAGTATCTTAAAGGTTTGCATAATGTTTTAGCAACTAATATTTTATTTATTGCAGGTCCTTCAAGAACTGCAGATATTGAATTGCAAACAGTATTTGGGGTACATGGTCCTCAAAAAACAAGTGTAATTATTTACTAG
- a CDS encoding glycosyltransferase, which translates to MSNKIIQSFWYSKDPSKNSISVIEVLCVLSYLKNGHEFHLYTYTPNDVSMQFLRERIMQESQNNEIDLFKICDAREILDEDKIFFDDRGSVGIAAFSDYFRYHILKKKGSYWSDMDVICCKSFDFQEDYVFAMQRNDNEGEVMATTCIIKTPKECDFINTLLKRCDEILNDEKNIVNYSNGVKKVLWGVIGPELIDKMIQDFNMQKFLKTPNTFCEINWFEAKDFIKPKGYYKLQYQKDIYALHIWNAVWVDLDEKLDKNMQYDKESVLEVLKLKYLEKYQNNIHKSLLLFELIRFKNLIIETSEKKITKIKHGIIKRIKYVKNWRYSS; encoded by the coding sequence TTGTCTAATAAAATTATTCAGAGCTTTTGGTATAGTAAAGATCCTTCAAAAAATAGTATTAGTGTTATTGAAGTTTTATGTGTACTTTCGTATTTAAAAAATGGGCATGAATTTCATCTTTATACTTATACTCCTAATGATGTTTCTATGCAATTTTTGCGAGAAAGAATTATGCAAGAAAGTCAAAACAATGAGATTGATTTATTTAAAATTTGTGATGCTAGAGAGATTTTAGATGAAGATAAAATTTTTTTTGACGATCGAGGAAGCGTGGGAATTGCTGCTTTTAGTGATTATTTTCGCTATCACATTTTGAAGAAAAAGGGTTCTTATTGGTCGGATATGGATGTAATTTGTTGTAAATCTTTTGATTTTCAAGAAGACTATGTCTTTGCTATGCAGCGTAATGATAATGAGGGGGAGGTGATGGCTACTACTTGTATTATTAAAACACCTAAGGAATGTGATTTTATTAATACTTTATTGAAAAGATGTGATGAAATCTTAAATGATGAAAAAAATATTGTTAATTATAGCAATGGAGTTAAAAAAGTTTTGTGGGGTGTGATTGGTCCTGAATTGATAGATAAAATGATACAAGATTTTAATATGCAAAAATTTTTAAAAACTCCAAATACATTTTGTGAAATTAACTGGTTTGAAGCAAAAGACTTTATTAAGCCTAAGGGATATTATAAGCTGCAGTATCAAAAGGATATTTATGCATTGCATATTTGGAATGCAGTATGGGTAGATTTAGATGAAAAGCTTGATAAAAATATGCAGTATGACAAAGAAAGCGTGCTGGAAGTTTTGAAGCTAAAATATTTAGAAAAATATCAAAATAATATACACAAAAGTTTATTGTTGTTTGAATTAATAAGATTTAAAAATCTTATAATAGAAACAAGCGAAAAAAAAATTACTAAAATAAAGCATGGTATTATAAAAAGGATAAAATATGTTAAAAATTGGAGATATAGCTCCTGA
- a CDS encoding peroxiredoxin has product MLKIGDIAPEFCLKNQDDIEIYLKDLESKTVVLYFYPRDNTPGCTLEGRDFSALLGEFEECGAVVVGVSPDSTKSHRNFIEKQQLQHILLSDPDKKVASSYGAYGKKMMYGKEVFGIIRSTFIIKDKKIQHAFYNVKTKGHAQSILDILKNQ; this is encoded by the coding sequence ATGTTAAAAATTGGAGATATAGCTCCTGAGTTTTGTTTAAAAAATCAGGATGATATTGAGATCTATTTAAAAGATTTAGAGTCAAAGACTGTTGTTCTTTATTTTTATCCAAGAGATAACACACCAGGTTGTACACTGGAGGGTCGTGATTTTAGCGCCTTGTTAGGAGAGTTTGAAGAGTGTGGTGCGGTGGTTGTAGGAGTAAGTCCAGATAGCACAAAAAGCCATAGAAATTTTATAGAAAAACAGCAATTGCAACATATATTACTTAGTGATCCTGATAAAAAAGTAGCAAGTAGTTATGGAGCTTATGGGAAGAAAATGATGTATGGCAAAGAAGTATTTGGAATTATTAGGAGTACTTTTATTATTAAAGATAAAAAAATTCAACATGCATTTTATAATGTAAAAACAAAAGGGCATGCACAAAGTATTTTAGATATTCTCAAGAATCAATAA
- the rsmH gene encoding 16S rRNA (cytosine(1402)-N(4))-methyltransferase RsmH, with protein MNLQTSNSPHISVLLNEVLEIFKDIYEGIVIDCTLGFGGHTKALLEQNKNIKIIGIDKDSDARNYACNLLQPYNDRFTCVAGGFGDKITELIAKYGKEIRGVLADIGVSSYQLDMPNRGFGFDSDILDMRMDSTNAFDAKYILNHYSSYDLEKIFSTYGELRESKKLAQLITQERTKKPFYFAKDFSVFLKSYFKNPKILPLVYQAIRIEVNQELEELKKLLNASLNLSDALLCVITFHSLEDRILKQTLKEYSQSCVCDNSVFKCICGNNHQKGKLLTKKPIIPTPEEIKKNPRSRSAKMRCFHFQKLD; from the coding sequence GTGAATTTACAAACTTCAAATTCACCACATATTTCTGTTTTACTTAATGAAGTTTTAGAAATTTTCAAAGACATTTACGAAGGTATTGTTATTGACTGCACGTTAGGTTTTGGCGGTCATACAAAAGCCCTACTTGAACAAAACAAAAATATTAAAATTATAGGGATTGACAAAGACAGCGACGCTAGAAATTATGCTTGCAATTTACTACAACCATATAATGATAGATTTACATGTGTTGCTGGAGGATTTGGAGATAAAATCACAGAACTTATTGCCAAATATGGCAAAGAAATCAGAGGTGTATTGGCAGATATTGGTGTAAGTTCCTATCAGCTTGATATGCCAAATAGAGGTTTTGGCTTTGATAGTGATATTTTAGATATGCGTATGGATAGCACAAATGCTTTTGATGCAAAATATATCCTTAATCATTACTCAAGCTATGATTTAGAAAAAATTTTCTCCACTTATGGTGAGCTCAGAGAAAGCAAAAAACTCGCTCAACTTATCACACAAGAACGCACCAAAAAACCTTTTTATTTTGCAAAAGATTTTAGTGTTTTCTTAAAATCATATTTTAAAAATCCCAAAATTTTACCGCTTGTATACCAAGCCATTAGAATCGAAGTCAATCAAGAATTAGAAGAGCTAAAAAAACTACTTAACGCTTCATTAAATCTTAGTGATGCATTACTTTGTGTAATTACCTTTCATTCTCTTGAAGATAGAATATTAAAACAAACACTAAAAGAATATTCACAAAGCTGTGTTTGTGATAATAGTGTATTTAAGTGTATCTGTGGAAACAACCACCAAAAAGGAAAACTTCTCACTAAAAAACCCATTATCCCCACCCCAGAAGAAATCAAAAAAAATCCACGATCAAGAAGTGCAAAAATGCGCTGCTTTCATTTCCAAAAATTAGATTGA
- a CDS encoding MarR family winged helix-turn-helix transcriptional regulator: MKYEEKNVVKALFFAAKNIRVLLANMLREFDIGFEQAGILSVVKKNKMSNINEIAAIFDKDKGTISRAMKTLEAKGLISRIHQDGDKRVVYIELTELGRKKVEIIEKVMQEINEQKIDKALQDEEKKAFLKTLNKILEAFYE; encoded by the coding sequence ATGAAATATGAAGAAAAAAATGTTGTTAAAGCGTTGTTTTTTGCCGCTAAAAATATTCGTGTACTACTTGCTAATATGCTAAGGGAATTTGATATTGGATTTGAGCAAGCAGGGATTTTGTCGGTTGTAAAAAAAAATAAAATGTCAAATATCAATGAAATTGCTGCAATTTTTGATAAAGATAAGGGGACGATTTCTCGAGCAATGAAAACACTCGAAGCCAAGGGACTTATATCACGGATTCATCAAGATGGGGATAAAAGAGTAGTGTATATAGAATTGACAGAGTTAGGGAGGAAAAAAGTAGAGATTATTGAAAAGGTTATGCAAGAGATTAATGAACAAAAGATTGATAAAGCATTGCAAGATGAAGAAAAAAAAGCGTTTTTAAAAACATTAAACAAAATTTTAGAAGCTTTTTATGAATAA
- a CDS encoding efflux RND transporter periplasmic adaptor subunit gives MNKIFVIFFLVLEVFFAKPIAINTIPIKKGYLQQQENFVGNVIFKEVANIASQSNGAVEKVYFRLGQHVKKGEKLLSLNDEFLQKDIIIKQAKLDQARYILEKKKKDLERYKNLLETQSIPLQQYENIEYEVKSQEASILALQTELDISILDLGHKEIYAPFDGVIVDQKVHHGEWISSGEVICQILNTKDVEVVADVPSFMTNHLVLGQAVNATINNKTYKGKIVAIIPKADVNSRNFPVYISINGDNMLLDGMPATIKLNVDRKNSGFLIPRDSIVQRNGKAVVFIVKDKKAVLVEVDVLSVNRNQALVQGNMQENQKIVLRGQDKLEDGSEVREIP, from the coding sequence ATGAATAAGATTTTTGTTATATTTTTTTTAGTTCTTGAGGTTTTCTTTGCAAAACCTATTGCTATTAATACTATTCCTATCAAAAAAGGTTATTTACAACAACAAGAAAACTTTGTAGGCAATGTAATTTTTAAAGAAGTAGCAAATATTGCTTCGCAATCTAATGGCGCAGTAGAGAAGGTGTATTTTCGCTTAGGGCAGCATGTAAAAAAGGGTGAAAAACTCCTTAGTCTTAATGATGAGTTTTTGCAAAAAGACATTATTATAAAGCAGGCTAAATTGGACCAAGCTCGGTATATTTTGGAAAAAAAGAAAAAAGATTTGGAGCGATATAAAAATTTGCTGGAGACACAATCAATTCCCTTGCAACAGTATGAAAATATAGAATATGAAGTAAAATCACAAGAAGCAAGTATTTTGGCATTGCAAACTGAGTTGGATATTTCGATTTTGGATTTAGGGCATAAGGAGATTTATGCACCATTTGATGGTGTGATTGTAGATCAAAAGGTCCATCATGGTGAGTGGATTAGTTCAGGTGAAGTAATTTGTCAGATTCTAAATACTAAAGATGTGGAAGTTGTGGCTGATGTGCCAAGTTTTATGACTAATCATCTTGTATTAGGACAGGCTGTTAATGCAACAATTAATAATAAAACTTATAAGGGAAAAATTGTTGCTATTATTCCAAAAGCTGATGTGAATTCTAGAAATTTTCCTGTGTATATTAGTATTAATGGGGATAATATGTTGCTTGATGGAATGCCTGCTACAATTAAATTAAATGTAGATAGGAAAAATAGTGGATTTTTAATTCCTAGAGATAGTATTGTGCAGAGAAATGGCAAGGCTGTTGTATTTATTGTTAAAGACAAAAAAGCCGTGCTTGTAGAAGTAGATGTTTTATCTGTCAATCGCAATCAAGCATTAGTGCAGGGGAATATGCAGGAGAATCAAAAAATTGTTTTGCGTGGGCAAGATAAATTAGAAGATGGTAGTGAGGTTAGAGAAATCCCGTGA